Within Rhinoraja longicauda isolate Sanriku21f unplaced genomic scaffold, sRhiLon1.1 Scf002676, whole genome shotgun sequence, the genomic segment GGGCTACCTTGTCCAGGAGGTGGAGAATGCAGAAGGGCAGGTAGCACACTAGGTAGGCCAGGAACATGGTCAGGCACATGGCCGTCACCCGTCTGAAGTTGCCCTCCTTCCCCCTCGGCCCCGACCGATTGCGGTGCAGCGTCAAAGCCCTGGAGACCCTCTTCAACCTGCGGTGTATGAGAAAGTAGAAGACAGCGATGGTGGCCAGGCCCAGACCGAAGGTCAACCCGTGGAGGATGGTGGTGTAGGGCCGACCGTGGGCCCGGTGGAACGTGCAGGTGCAAACATCGGGGACAAATTCCATCACGCTCCAGAAGGGGGCGACACAGGTCACGGCCGCCACCCAGGGAAGTCCCACGGCCAACGAGAAGACCAGGACGGGCTTGGCGGACAAGGCCTGGAAGGCCGCGGGCCTGGCCACCAGGGCGTACCGGCTGGCAGCCACCAGCCCCATCCcgaggatggagatgaggttgagggTGAAGGCGCCCAGAGCCTGGGCTCGGCAAGCCCCCTCTCCCCAGGCCCACCTCCCACCCAGGTAGGTGTGGACGGAGAGGGGCAGCACAGCTCCACAGAAGATCAGGTCGGCCGCGCTGAGGTTGAGGAGCAGCAGGTTGAAGGGGGTGCGCAGGCGGGGCTGGGCGATGAAGGCCACCAGGGTCAGGCCGTTGCCCGCGATGCCGGCCGCCGAGACCACCGAGCCCAGCGCCGCCCCGAAACGCCGGTAAGCCATTGTGGAGGCCACGCAGGTCCAGGTGTGGTTGGTGTTGTCCACTTCATCCATCGGTGGCCTGGAGGGTGGAAGGGAGATGGTCGAAGGTTGGATGGAGATCAAGATGGTagaaggttggacatagatggagttggttggacatagatggtggaaggttggacAAAGATGAAGATGTTTGGACATAGATGGTAGATGATAGGACCAGATGATAATTGGTggaaggttggacatagatggagatggaagaAGGTTGGGCATAGATGGTAGatgtttggacatagatggagatggttggacatagatggagaccTTTGGACATAGATGGGtgaaggttggacatagatggagatggttggacatagatgatagatggtagaaggttggacatagatggag encodes:
- the LOC144591882 gene encoding G-protein coupled receptor 84-like, which codes for MDEVDNTNHTWTCVASTMAYRRFGAALGSVVSAAGIAGNGLTLVAFIAQPRLRTPFNLLLLNLSAADLIFCGAVLPLSVHTYLGGRWAWGEGACRAQALGAFTLNLISILGMGLVAASRYALVARPAAFQALSAKPVLVFSLAVGLPWVAAVTCVAPFWSVMEFVPDVCTCTFHRAHGRPYTTILHGLTFGLGLATIAVFYFLIHRRLKRVSRALTLHRNRSGPRGKEGNFRRVTAMCLTMFLAYLVCYLPFCILHLLDKVAPAHPVAQTSVGNLTWLSSCLNPLLYAGMNPQFRRAYKDIFCGGAVWSEGEGARTSQGGRREERSALGLDGVSRDEAAQGEGQSGLRD